One genomic region from Paramormyrops kingsleyae isolate MSU_618 chromosome 24, PKINGS_0.4, whole genome shotgun sequence encodes:
- the mapk9 gene encoding mitogen-activated protein kinase 9 has translation MSEEEENFYSVQVGDSTFTVLKRYQQLRPIGSGAQGIVCSALDSVLGIPVAVKKLSRPFQNQTHAKRAYRELVLLKCVNHKNIIRLLNVFTPQKSLEDFQDLYLVMELMDASLCQVIHMDLDHERMSYLLYQILCGIRHLHSAGIIHRDLKPSNIVVKSDCTLKILDFGLARTACTNFMMTPYVVTRYYRAPEVILGMRYKENVDIWSVGCIMGEMVKGNVIFQGTDHIDQWNKVIEVLGTPSLEFMNRLMETVRNYVMNKPQYPGISFTELFPDWAFPSESEDDRLKTSQARDLLSKMLVIDPERRISVQEALNHPYIHMWYDPAEADAPPPQISDKQLEEREHSIEQWKELIYKEVMDWQERSKNGVAKEELDSAVNSSATASQSSSTNDISSMSTEQTVASDTESSGIDVLTEECQ, from the exons atgagtgaggaggaggagaactTTTACAGCGTCCAAGTGGGGGACTCAACCTTCACGGTGCTGAAACGGTACCAGCAGCTCAGGCCCATCGGATCCGGGGCGCAGGGCATCGTCTG CTCAGCGCTGGACTCGGTGCTGGGCATCCCCGTGGCGGTGAAGAAGCTGAGCCGGCCCTTTCAGAACCAGACCCACGCCAAGCGGGCCTACAGGGAACTCGTGCTGCTCAAATGTGTCAACCACAAAAAC ATCATTAGGCTGCTCAATGTCTTCACCCCGCAGAAGTCACTGGAGGACTTCCAGGACCT GTACCTCGTCATGGAGCTTATGGATGCCAGTTTGTGTCAGGTGATCCACATGGACCTGGACCACGAGAGGATGTCCTACCTCCTGTACCAGATCCTCTGTGGGATCCGACACCTCCACTCCGCTGGCATCATCCACAGG GACCTCAAGCCCAGCAACATCGTGGTAAAGTCTGATTGCACTTTGAAGATCCTGGACTTCGGTCTGGCCAGAACAGCTTGCACCAACTTCATGATGACCCCCTATGTGGTGACGAGGTACTACAGAGCCCCCGAGGTCATCCTTGGCATGAGGTACAAGGAGAACG TGGACATCTGGTCTGTGGGATGCATCATGGGCGAGATGGTGAAGGGCAACGTTATTTTCCAGGGAACAGATC ACATCGATCAGTGGAATAAAGTCATCGAGGTTTTGGGCACGCCCTCGCTGGAGTTTATGAACCGTCTGATGGAGACTGTGAGGAACTACGTGATGAACAAGCCTCAGTACCCCGGTATCAGCTTCACGGAGCTCTTCCCCGACTGGGCTTTCCCCTCGGAGTCGGAGGACGACCGGCTGAAGA CTAGTCAGGCCCGGGACCTGCTGTCCAAGATGCTGGTGATTGATCCTGAGAGACGAATCTCTGTGCAGGAAGCCCTGAACCACCCCTACATTCACATGTGGTATGACCCGGCTGAGGCTGATGCG CCCCCTCCTCAGATCTCAGACAAGCAGCTGGAAGAGAGAGAGCACAGCATCGAACAGTGGAAAG AGCTGATCTATAAAGAAGTGATGGATTGGCAGGAGAGGAGCAAGAATGGAGTAGCGAAGGAGGAGTTGG ACTCAGCGGTGAACAGCAGCGCCACGGCATCCCAGTCGTCATCCACCAACGACATCTCTTCCATGTCCACGGAGCAGACGGTGGCGTCGGACACGGAGAGCAGCGGCATCGACGTGCTGACGGAGGAGTGCCAGTGA
- the LOC111850745 gene encoding rho GTPase-activating protein 24 isoform X2, translating to MKTPRIMGLTCFKSWKYDCAAGKGGNRDVLVSPGSYFFLSNSCGQGEEWLKTLNKGVWIPFTGVFGQRLEETVVYEQRYGERVVPLVVEQCVAFIRQRGLREVGLFRQPGQATLVKELQEAFDSGEKPSFDSTDVHTVASLLKLYLRELPEPVVPFSRYQDSLFCGKMIQADRKQGLEELRRLLQELPVVNFNLLQYICQFLYEVQSFSDCNKMSTQNLATVFGPNILRPKAEDPESIMEGTAAVQQLTAELISEHAVLFVRDGDAESRATSGSGGFRSHGRIGEGVAEPAARLHRSYLEPSEKALPVHQLGSRPPLSPVTKELSQSPSGSTVPASQYPPPGPSDPARDDTRPTFSDSSKTGATPPTAAAPPASSEVPTPTSVSDGCGPRAAPVRMQDGGRGGLRDRHRSAGAYDSTLSVYDNIDAGFAARASSAPPLDATENGPTSSSSSPWSSCEILLQDEGTAKGPGPSPSPSLRAEPEEPRVNSAASSALTETILSSGSSDVFLPPLSPTPSSAMQFLLAGLQQQMARQKAEYEARIKSLEQRNQALQDEVAGLQGSLDQQRQRLSVAEMKTRNAERGRDDADRRNAALQHEMEQFFDTFGELDFEAKKTERILKSF from the exons ATGAAGACGCCCCGAATCATGGGACTCACCTGCTTCAAGTCCTGGAAGTACGACTGCGCGGCAGGAAAAG GCGGAAACAGGGATGTCTTGGTCAGCCCAGGATCCTACTTCTTCTTGTCCAACAGCTGTGGCCAGGGGGAAGAGTGGCTCAAAACCCTGAATAAGGGCGTCTGGATCCCCTTCACAG GTGTGTTCGGGCAGCGCCTGGAGGAGACTGTCGTGTATGAGCAGCGGTACGGCGAGCGCGTGGTGCCCCTAGTGGTGGAGCAGTGCGTGGCATTCATCCGCCAGCGAGGCCTCCGGGAGGTGGGGCTATTCCGGCAGCCTGGACAGGCAACGCTGgtcaaggagctgcaggaggccTTCGACAGCGGAGAGAAGCCCTCTTTCGACAG CACGGACGTGCACACGGTGGCCTCGCTGCTGAAGCTGTACCTGAGGGAGCTGCCGGAGCCCGTCGTGCCCTTTTCCCGATACCAGGACTCCCTTTTCTGCGGCAAGATGATTCAGGCTGACAGAAAGCAG gGTTTGGAGGAGCTAAGGAGGCTTTTACAGGAGCTGCCTGTGGTCAACTTCAACTTGCTGCAGTACATCTGCCA GTTTTTATACGAAGTTCAGTCCTTTTCTGACTGCAACAAGATGAGCACCCAGAATTTGGCAACCGTGTTCGGGCCCAACATCCTACGACCCAAAGCTGAAGATCCTGAGAGCATCATGGAAG GGACGGCGGCGGTACAGCAGCTGACGGCGGAGCTGATCAGTGAGCATGCAGTCCTGTTTGTCAGAGACGGGGACGCCGAGAGCAGAGCCACTTCCGGATCCGGTGGCTTCCGTTCTCATGGACGCATTGGGGAGGGTGTAGCAGAACCAGCTGCACGGTTACACCGCTCTTACCTAGAACCTTCCGAAAAAGCACTCCCCGTTCACCAGCTGGGCTCTCGGCCGCCCCTGTCTCCTGTCACTAAAGAGCTCTCCCAAAGCCCATCGGGCTCGACCGTACCCGCAAGCCAGTACCCCCCCCCGGGTCCCAGTGACCCGGCACGTGATGACACACGTCCGACCTTCTCCGACTCCTCCAAAACGGGAGCCACTCCCCCCACAGCTGCGGCTCCCCCGGCCTCCTCAGAGGTTCCCACGCCTACGTCGGTGTCGGATGGCTGTGGTCCAAGAGCAGCTCCAGTGAGGATGCAAGACGGCGGACGTGGCGGCTTGCGGGACCGGCACAGGAGCGCCGGCGCGTACGACAGCACCCTGTCCGTCTACGACAACATCGACGCGGGTTTCGCGGCCCGTGCCAGCAGCGCGCCGCCCCTGGATGCCACGGAGAACGGGCCAACAAGCTCCAGCAGCAGTCCCTGGTCCTCCTGCGAGATCCTCCTCCAGGACGAGGGCACCGCCAAGGGACCGGgccccagcccctccccctccctgaGGGCCGAGCCCGAGGAGCCCCGGGTGAACTCAGCGGCCTCCTCGGCGCTGACGGAGACCATCCTAAGCAGCGGCAGCAGCGACGTCTTCCTGCCACCCCTGTCGCCCACACCCTCCAGCGCCATGCAGTTCCTGTTGGCCGGTCTCCAGCAGCAGATGGCCAGGCAAAAGGCAGAGTACGAGGCGCGCATCAAAAG CCTGGAGCAGCGTAACCAGGCCCTGCAGGACGAGGTGGCAGGACTGCAGGGCAGCCTGGATCAGCAGCGGCAGCGCCTCAGTGTGGCCGAGATGAAGACGCGCAACGCGGAGCGCGGCCGCGACGACGCCGACCGCCGCAACGCCGCGCTGCAGCACGAGATGGAGCAGTTCTTCGACACCTTCGGCGAACTCGACTTCGAGGCCAAGAAGACGGAGCGCATCCTGAAGAGCTTCTGA
- the LOC111850745 gene encoding rho GTPase-activating protein 24 isoform X1, translating to MKTPRIMGLTCFKSWKYDCAAGKGGNRDVLVSPGSYFFLSNSCGQGEEWLKTLNKGVWIPFTGVFGQRLEETVVYEQRYGERVVPLVVEQCVAFIRQRGLREVGLFRQPGQATLVKELQEAFDSGEKPSFDSSTDVHTVASLLKLYLRELPEPVVPFSRYQDSLFCGKMIQADRKQGLEELRRLLQELPVVNFNLLQYICQFLYEVQSFSDCNKMSTQNLATVFGPNILRPKAEDPESIMEGTAAVQQLTAELISEHAVLFVRDGDAESRATSGSGGFRSHGRIGEGVAEPAARLHRSYLEPSEKALPVHQLGSRPPLSPVTKELSQSPSGSTVPASQYPPPGPSDPARDDTRPTFSDSSKTGATPPTAAAPPASSEVPTPTSVSDGCGPRAAPVRMQDGGRGGLRDRHRSAGAYDSTLSVYDNIDAGFAARASSAPPLDATENGPTSSSSSPWSSCEILLQDEGTAKGPGPSPSPSLRAEPEEPRVNSAASSALTETILSSGSSDVFLPPLSPTPSSAMQFLLAGLQQQMARQKAEYEARIKSLEQRNQALQDEVAGLQGSLDQQRQRLSVAEMKTRNAERGRDDADRRNAALQHEMEQFFDTFGELDFEAKKTERILKSF from the exons ATGAAGACGCCCCGAATCATGGGACTCACCTGCTTCAAGTCCTGGAAGTACGACTGCGCGGCAGGAAAAG GCGGAAACAGGGATGTCTTGGTCAGCCCAGGATCCTACTTCTTCTTGTCCAACAGCTGTGGCCAGGGGGAAGAGTGGCTCAAAACCCTGAATAAGGGCGTCTGGATCCCCTTCACAG GTGTGTTCGGGCAGCGCCTGGAGGAGACTGTCGTGTATGAGCAGCGGTACGGCGAGCGCGTGGTGCCCCTAGTGGTGGAGCAGTGCGTGGCATTCATCCGCCAGCGAGGCCTCCGGGAGGTGGGGCTATTCCGGCAGCCTGGACAGGCAACGCTGgtcaaggagctgcaggaggccTTCGACAGCGGAGAGAAGCCCTCTTTCGACAG CAGCACGGACGTGCACACGGTGGCCTCGCTGCTGAAGCTGTACCTGAGGGAGCTGCCGGAGCCCGTCGTGCCCTTTTCCCGATACCAGGACTCCCTTTTCTGCGGCAAGATGATTCAGGCTGACAGAAAGCAG gGTTTGGAGGAGCTAAGGAGGCTTTTACAGGAGCTGCCTGTGGTCAACTTCAACTTGCTGCAGTACATCTGCCA GTTTTTATACGAAGTTCAGTCCTTTTCTGACTGCAACAAGATGAGCACCCAGAATTTGGCAACCGTGTTCGGGCCCAACATCCTACGACCCAAAGCTGAAGATCCTGAGAGCATCATGGAAG GGACGGCGGCGGTACAGCAGCTGACGGCGGAGCTGATCAGTGAGCATGCAGTCCTGTTTGTCAGAGACGGGGACGCCGAGAGCAGAGCCACTTCCGGATCCGGTGGCTTCCGTTCTCATGGACGCATTGGGGAGGGTGTAGCAGAACCAGCTGCACGGTTACACCGCTCTTACCTAGAACCTTCCGAAAAAGCACTCCCCGTTCACCAGCTGGGCTCTCGGCCGCCCCTGTCTCCTGTCACTAAAGAGCTCTCCCAAAGCCCATCGGGCTCGACCGTACCCGCAAGCCAGTACCCCCCCCCGGGTCCCAGTGACCCGGCACGTGATGACACACGTCCGACCTTCTCCGACTCCTCCAAAACGGGAGCCACTCCCCCCACAGCTGCGGCTCCCCCGGCCTCCTCAGAGGTTCCCACGCCTACGTCGGTGTCGGATGGCTGTGGTCCAAGAGCAGCTCCAGTGAGGATGCAAGACGGCGGACGTGGCGGCTTGCGGGACCGGCACAGGAGCGCCGGCGCGTACGACAGCACCCTGTCCGTCTACGACAACATCGACGCGGGTTTCGCGGCCCGTGCCAGCAGCGCGCCGCCCCTGGATGCCACGGAGAACGGGCCAACAAGCTCCAGCAGCAGTCCCTGGTCCTCCTGCGAGATCCTCCTCCAGGACGAGGGCACCGCCAAGGGACCGGgccccagcccctccccctccctgaGGGCCGAGCCCGAGGAGCCCCGGGTGAACTCAGCGGCCTCCTCGGCGCTGACGGAGACCATCCTAAGCAGCGGCAGCAGCGACGTCTTCCTGCCACCCCTGTCGCCCACACCCTCCAGCGCCATGCAGTTCCTGTTGGCCGGTCTCCAGCAGCAGATGGCCAGGCAAAAGGCAGAGTACGAGGCGCGCATCAAAAG CCTGGAGCAGCGTAACCAGGCCCTGCAGGACGAGGTGGCAGGACTGCAGGGCAGCCTGGATCAGCAGCGGCAGCGCCTCAGTGTGGCCGAGATGAAGACGCGCAACGCGGAGCGCGGCCGCGACGACGCCGACCGCCGCAACGCCGCGCTGCAGCACGAGATGGAGCAGTTCTTCGACACCTTCGGCGAACTCGACTTCGAGGCCAAGAAGACGGAGCGCATCCTGAAGAGCTTCTGA
- the LOC111850745 gene encoding rho GTPase-activating protein 24 isoform X3 encodes MPEGTRTRTGGRSGAHLSHAVYRKIKRALSFRRRVFGQRLEETVVYEQRYGERVVPLVVEQCVAFIRQRGLREVGLFRQPGQATLVKELQEAFDSGEKPSFDSSTDVHTVASLLKLYLRELPEPVVPFSRYQDSLFCGKMIQADRKQGLEELRRLLQELPVVNFNLLQYICQFLYEVQSFSDCNKMSTQNLATVFGPNILRPKAEDPESIMEGTAAVQQLTAELISEHAVLFVRDGDAESRATSGSGGFRSHGRIGEGVAEPAARLHRSYLEPSEKALPVHQLGSRPPLSPVTKELSQSPSGSTVPASQYPPPGPSDPARDDTRPTFSDSSKTGATPPTAAAPPASSEVPTPTSVSDGCGPRAAPVRMQDGGRGGLRDRHRSAGAYDSTLSVYDNIDAGFAARASSAPPLDATENGPTSSSSSPWSSCEILLQDEGTAKGPGPSPSPSLRAEPEEPRVNSAASSALTETILSSGSSDVFLPPLSPTPSSAMQFLLAGLQQQMARQKAEYEARIKSLEQRNQALQDEVAGLQGSLDQQRQRLSVAEMKTRNAERGRDDADRRNAALQHEMEQFFDTFGELDFEAKKTERILKSF; translated from the exons ATGCCCGAGGGCACCCGAACCCGAACCGGCGGCCGGAGCGGCGCGCATCTCTCCCACGCCGTCTACAGGAAGATCAAGAGGGCACTCAGCTTCCGCAGAC GTGTGTTCGGGCAGCGCCTGGAGGAGACTGTCGTGTATGAGCAGCGGTACGGCGAGCGCGTGGTGCCCCTAGTGGTGGAGCAGTGCGTGGCATTCATCCGCCAGCGAGGCCTCCGGGAGGTGGGGCTATTCCGGCAGCCTGGACAGGCAACGCTGgtcaaggagctgcaggaggccTTCGACAGCGGAGAGAAGCCCTCTTTCGACAG CAGCACGGACGTGCACACGGTGGCCTCGCTGCTGAAGCTGTACCTGAGGGAGCTGCCGGAGCCCGTCGTGCCCTTTTCCCGATACCAGGACTCCCTTTTCTGCGGCAAGATGATTCAGGCTGACAGAAAGCAG gGTTTGGAGGAGCTAAGGAGGCTTTTACAGGAGCTGCCTGTGGTCAACTTCAACTTGCTGCAGTACATCTGCCA GTTTTTATACGAAGTTCAGTCCTTTTCTGACTGCAACAAGATGAGCACCCAGAATTTGGCAACCGTGTTCGGGCCCAACATCCTACGACCCAAAGCTGAAGATCCTGAGAGCATCATGGAAG GGACGGCGGCGGTACAGCAGCTGACGGCGGAGCTGATCAGTGAGCATGCAGTCCTGTTTGTCAGAGACGGGGACGCCGAGAGCAGAGCCACTTCCGGATCCGGTGGCTTCCGTTCTCATGGACGCATTGGGGAGGGTGTAGCAGAACCAGCTGCACGGTTACACCGCTCTTACCTAGAACCTTCCGAAAAAGCACTCCCCGTTCACCAGCTGGGCTCTCGGCCGCCCCTGTCTCCTGTCACTAAAGAGCTCTCCCAAAGCCCATCGGGCTCGACCGTACCCGCAAGCCAGTACCCCCCCCCGGGTCCCAGTGACCCGGCACGTGATGACACACGTCCGACCTTCTCCGACTCCTCCAAAACGGGAGCCACTCCCCCCACAGCTGCGGCTCCCCCGGCCTCCTCAGAGGTTCCCACGCCTACGTCGGTGTCGGATGGCTGTGGTCCAAGAGCAGCTCCAGTGAGGATGCAAGACGGCGGACGTGGCGGCTTGCGGGACCGGCACAGGAGCGCCGGCGCGTACGACAGCACCCTGTCCGTCTACGACAACATCGACGCGGGTTTCGCGGCCCGTGCCAGCAGCGCGCCGCCCCTGGATGCCACGGAGAACGGGCCAACAAGCTCCAGCAGCAGTCCCTGGTCCTCCTGCGAGATCCTCCTCCAGGACGAGGGCACCGCCAAGGGACCGGgccccagcccctccccctccctgaGGGCCGAGCCCGAGGAGCCCCGGGTGAACTCAGCGGCCTCCTCGGCGCTGACGGAGACCATCCTAAGCAGCGGCAGCAGCGACGTCTTCCTGCCACCCCTGTCGCCCACACCCTCCAGCGCCATGCAGTTCCTGTTGGCCGGTCTCCAGCAGCAGATGGCCAGGCAAAAGGCAGAGTACGAGGCGCGCATCAAAAG CCTGGAGCAGCGTAACCAGGCCCTGCAGGACGAGGTGGCAGGACTGCAGGGCAGCCTGGATCAGCAGCGGCAGCGCCTCAGTGTGGCCGAGATGAAGACGCGCAACGCGGAGCGCGGCCGCGACGACGCCGACCGCCGCAACGCCGCGCTGCAGCACGAGATGGAGCAGTTCTTCGACACCTTCGGCGAACTCGACTTCGAGGCCAAGAAGACGGAGCGCATCCTGAAGAGCTTCTGA